GGTGAGGGGGAACTTGCCCGCGACGGTGACGATGCCGGTGTCGATCCGCTGGGCGTGCGGCAGATACTGCCGCCTGACCCGGGAGTTGCCGCCGTCCGCGGCCACGACGATGTCGGCGGTCGCGGTGGATCCGTCGGCGAAGTGCAGGGTGACGGTCCCGTCTGCTTCCCGGGTGTAGCGCTCGTAGGTCTTGCCGAAGCGGACGACGCCGGTGAGCCCGGACAGCAGCACCTGGCGGAGCGTGATCCGGCTGACCGACTGGTGGGAGTCCACCGGGTCGGTGGCCTGCGGGGTCTCCAGCAGGAGCAGCGGCGCCATCCGCTCGGTGAGGAAGCCGAAGTCCTGCCCGCTCGTGCCGGCGGTGGCGAGGAACGCCTCCCAGAGCTCGGCGGGCAGGCAGTCGCGGAGCGCGTGGGCCCCGTCGGGGTCGATGTGGACGCGATAGCCCTGAAGCCGGTCGCCGGGAGTGCGGTCACGCTCGTAGACCGTCACGTCCACTCCCGCTCCGTGCAGCCCCTGTGCCAGGCAGAGCCCGCCGATGCCACCGCCGATGATCGCCACTCGTGGGTTCGTCATAACCCTCACTATCAACCGCACGGATAAAACTGTCAACCATACGGATGATAAATTCATCTCGATAGTTGACAGTGCTACGGTGAAGCATGGACAAGAGCCCTCGCCGCGCTCCGGCCGAGCGCCGACGCGATCCCGAGCGCACCAGGGAGCGCATCATGGCGGCCGCCAAGGCCGAGTTCTCCGCCAAGGGGTTCGCCGGAGCGAGGGTCAGCGAGATCGCCGCCAGAGCCGGGGTGAACAAGCAGCTCATCTCCTATTACTTCGGCGGCAAGGAAGGGCTCTACCACGAGCTCACCGGCGACTGGCAGCGCCGGGAGAGGGCAGCGGACGTGACCTCGCTCCCGCTGGCCGAGCTCGTGCCGTACTACGTCACAGCCACCGTCCGCGACCGCGACCTCGCCAGGATCCTCATCTGGGAAGGACTGGAGGACCGCGGCGGGGAGAACCCCGACCTGGTGGAGGACATGCGACGCAATCTGGAGGGTCTGCGCGAGCGCCAGCGCGCGGGGGAGTTCCCCGAGGACCTCGACCCCGCCCATCTGCTGCTCATGCTCTTCTCCGCGGCCAGCGCGGGAGCGGTCTTCCCCCAGCTGGTCCGCGCGATCTGCGGCGAGGACCCTGCGTCGGAGGAGTTCGCCGGGCGGTACGGCGAGCAGCTCTCCCGCCTGCTCCGCCACCTCCAGAACAGTCCGGATACCAGCTGACGGCGGAGGCGGCCTCGCCTGCCCGCCCCTCCATCGCGTGGCGGGGACCACACCGAAGGAGCCACCGCGAGCCGGGAGCGCCCGACCCGCCGCCGGAGACGCCGGTCATGCTCCATGGGCACGATGACGACGCCCTTCCCAGGGGTTACGGTCGAAATGACGACTCGGGAGGACATGATGGCTATCGACACGCGTGAGGCCTACCGACGCGCGCTGGACCATTTCGGCGCCCTCGTGCACCAGATCAAGCCCGAGCACTGGGGCAACCAGACACCTTGCGTGGACTGGGACGTGCGCGCTCTCGTCAACCATGTGGTCGGGGAGAGCCGATGGGCCTCGCAGCTGCTCGCCGGACGGACCGTCGCGGACGTCGGTGACGCCTTCGACGGTGACCTGCTCGGCGACGACCCCGTGAAGGCGTTCGACATCTCGGCGACGGCCGCCGCCCAGGCGGTGGGCGGGGAGCGGTCGCTGACACGCGTCGTCCACCTGTCGTTCGGCGACGTGCCCGGCGAGGAGTACGTCACCGAACTGTTCGCCGACGCCCTCATCCACACCTGGGACCTCGCCCGGGCCATCGGCGCCGACGAGCGGCTCGACCCCGAGCTGGTCGAGGCCTGCGCGATCTGGTCCGCCTACGCCAAGGAGGGAGGCGACCGCCAGGCCGCGGCCGCGGGAGAGCACCGGCAGGCGGCCTCGGACGCCGACCCCCAGGCCAGACTGCTCGCCTCGTGGGGCCGTCGCGGCTAGCGAGCCGTCGGCCTCCTGCCGTGGTTGGCCTTCCGCTTCCTGCGTGCCCGGCTCTTACGCGCCCGTCTGCCCATGCCGACCGCCCTTTCTCCCAGGGTCCCGGCCTTCACATTCCTCCTCGCGCGCCCGCCGTACAAGACCTGATGGACGGCCGTGCGACGGTGGTCACGTCCGCGCCGGCCCTCCGGCCCACCCGTCCCCCGCCGGCCTCGCGGGGCGGCGGGCACTGTCGCCCGGCACGGTTCTAGGGTTCCCGCATGAACGCGAAACTGATGGACCGCTGGCGCACCCTGGCAGGGCCCGGAGCGGAGGATCTCGGCCGGGAACTGATCGCCCGGTACGGCGAGCCGCAGCGCAGGTATCACACCGCAGGCCATCTGGAGGCCGTGCTGGCTCACATCGACACGCTGGCGGCGAACGCGGCGGACCCCGACCTCGTACGGCTCGCGGCCTGGTTCCACGACGCCGTCTAC
Above is a genomic segment from Streptosporangium album containing:
- a CDS encoding TetR/AcrR family transcriptional regulator, whose translation is MDKSPRRAPAERRRDPERTRERIMAAAKAEFSAKGFAGARVSEIAARAGVNKQLISYYFGGKEGLYHELTGDWQRRERAADVTSLPLAELVPYYVTATVRDRDLARILIWEGLEDRGGENPDLVEDMRRNLEGLRERQRAGEFPEDLDPAHLLLMLFSAASAGAVFPQLVRAICGEDPASEEFAGRYGEQLSRLLRHLQNSPDTS
- a CDS encoding TIGR03086 family metal-binding protein, coding for MTTREDMMAIDTREAYRRALDHFGALVHQIKPEHWGNQTPCVDWDVRALVNHVVGESRWASQLLAGRTVADVGDAFDGDLLGDDPVKAFDISATAAAQAVGGERSLTRVVHLSFGDVPGEEYVTELFADALIHTWDLARAIGADERLDPELVEACAIWSAYAKEGGDRQAAAAGEHRQAASDADPQARLLASWGRRG